A genomic region of Rhipicephalus sanguineus isolate Rsan-2018 chromosome 1, BIME_Rsan_1.4, whole genome shotgun sequence contains the following coding sequences:
- the LOC119387896 gene encoding uncharacterized protein LOC119387896, protein MFSKRSGDYFLVQLPSPQCCMVIIAECVHVIRALLILAGDIETNPGPSNSENVLAELRKLSAGQTQLIADVQGLRAQLGNTDKTISELNKRLTDLETHCQSLVPLRKEVEIMRTSTEQTACRIAALEGRIDDAENRAGQNNLIFYGIPDPSASETFAESEHLVVNLCRDNLQVHLEPRDIERAHRLGRHSVGRCRPIIAKIALHKTKTAILSNGRKLKGTGYGIGEDFSRSVQSARKQLIAFARSKNKPFSVHFKTLHINQKRYIFDDKSNTIKELS, encoded by the coding sequence ATGTTTTCGAAAAGATCTGGTGATTACTTTCTGGTACAGCTGCCAAGCCCGCAGTGCTGTATGGTTATTATTGCAGAGTGTGTCCACGTAATTCGTGCACTACTAATTCTGGCTGGAGATATTGAAACTAACCCTGGTCCTTCCAATTCTGAGAACGTTCTTGCTGAGTTGCGTAAACTGTCAGCCGGTCAAACACAACTAATTGCAGATGTCCAGGGCTTGAGAGCTCAGCTCGGTAACACTGATAAAACAATTAGCGAGCTCAACAAAAGACTAACAGATCTTGAAACTCATTGTCAATCTTTGGTACCACTTCGAAAGGAAGTGGAGATCATGCGCACTAGCACGGAGCAAACGGCCTGCAGAATCGCTGCGTTAGAAGGCCGTATTGATGACGCTGAAAATCGCGCGGGGCAAAATAACTTAATTTTCTATGGCATACCAGACCCTTCCGCATCTGAAACATTCGCCGAGTCGGAGCACCTGGTGGTAAATCTTTGCCGCGATAACTTACAGGTGCACCTGGAACCAAGAGATATTGAACGCGCGCATCGTCTCGGCCGGCATTCAGTTGGTCGCTGCCGGCCTATAATCGCGAAGATTGCTCTGCATAAAACGAAAACTGCAATACTATCAAATGGTCGCAAGCTCAAGGGGACAGGTTACGGCATAGGTGAAGACTTCTCACGCTCCGTCCAAAGTGCTCGAAAACAACTAATTGCGTTTGCGAGAAGCAAGAACAAGCCATTTTCTGTCCACTTTAAAACTCTGCACATAAATCAAAAACGCTACATCTTCGATGATAAATCAAACACTATCAAAGAACTATCGTAG